Proteins from one Monodelphis domestica isolate mMonDom1 chromosome 6, mMonDom1.pri, whole genome shotgun sequence genomic window:
- the LOC100020453 gene encoding olfactory receptor 4P4-like, whose amino-acid sequence MENQNNVTEFVLLGLFMNKEMKIICFAFFLLCYFAIFLGNFIIFVTITYSHLIQQPMYYFLCHLSLMDLAYTSTIIPRLIRDLAAKRKTISYNGCMTQLFSAHLLGGVEMFILVSMAFDRYIAICKPLHYMVIMNRRRCNMLILVAWAVAFWHSIAQLLMVLRLPFCGPNHIDHYICDVKPLLKLVCGDTHVVSILVIANNGMVCLITFLVLVASYVVILYHIRMHSTEGRHKALSTCGSHIMVVVLFFVPCIYAYVPPPSANNNEKEFSVLYTVIAPMLNPLIYTLRNTEMKSAMRKVWYRKI is encoded by the coding sequence ATGGAAAATCAGAATAATGTCACAGAATTTGTTCTTTTGGGACTATTTATGAACAAGGAGATGAAGATAATATGCTTTGCATTCTTCTTGCTTTGCTATTTTGCAATTTTCCTGGGCAATTTCATCATCTTTGTCACTATCACCTATAGCCATCTGATCCAGCAACCCATGTACTATTTTCTGTGTCATTTGTCCCTCATGGATCTGGCGTATACTTCCACCATTATCCCCAGACTGATCAGAGACTTAGCTGCCAAAAGAAAAACCATATCTTATAATGGCTGCATGACTCAGCTCTTCAGTGCTCACTTACTGGGTGGTGTTGAAATGTTCATTCTAGTGTCCATGGCCTTTGATCGCTATATTGCCATCTGTAAACCCTTGCACTACATGGTCATCATGAACCGTCGCAGATGTAACATGCTGATCTTGGTTGCTTGGGCAGTAGCCTTTTGGCATTCTATTGCCCAGCTGCTCATGGTTCTCAGGCTACCTTTCTGTGGCCCTAATCATATTGACCACTACATATGCGATGTGAAACCCCTCCTGAAACTGGTCTGTGGTGACACTCATGTTGTTAGTATCTTGGTCATTGCTAACAATGGGATGGTTTGCCTGATCACTTTTCTTGTCTTGGTTGCATCTTATGTAGTAATATTGTATCATATTCGAATGCATTCAACAGAAGGTCGTCATAAAGCACTCTCCACCTGTGGCTCTCATATCATGGTTGTGGTCCTGTTTTTTGTGCCCTGTATCTATGCCTATGTGCCACCTCCCAGTGCCAATAATAATGAGAAGGAATTTTCTGTGTTGTACACTGTGATCGCACCCATGCTAAACCCTCTCATCTACACATtgagaaatacagaaatgaaGAGTGCCATGCGAAAGGTGTGGTACCGAAAAATATAG
- the LOC100020427 gene encoding olfactory receptor 4P4-like: MENQNNVTEFVLLGLFMNEEVKVICFVIFLLCYFAIFFGNIIIFITITCSHLIQQPMYYFLCHLSYMDLAYTSTVVPRLIRDLIAKQKYISYNCCMTQLFTAHFLSGVEMFILVSMAFDRYVAICKPLHYMIIVNRQRCNIMLLMAWVVAFWHAISQMLMVIRLPFCGPNQVDHYICDVKALLKLVCTDTRIPNILVIANTGMVVLATFLVLVASYIVILYNLRNHSSEARRKALSTCASHVMVVVLFFVPCIATYIPPPSASQNDKEFSMFYTVIAPMMNPLIYTLRNTEMKNAMKKVWSTKMFLKFK; the protein is encoded by the coding sequence ATGGAAAATCAGAACAATGTCACAGAATTTGTTCTCTTGGGACTTTTCATGAATGAGGAGGTTAAGGTGATATGTTTTGTAATCTTCTTGTTATGTTATTTTGCCATCTTCTTTGGtaatattattatctttatcaCTATCACGTGCAGTCATTTGATCCAACAGCCTATGTACTATTTTCTTTGTCATCTGTCCTACATGGATCTCGCCTATACTTCCACTGTGGTTCCCCGGTTGATCAGAGACTTAATTGCCAAACAAAAATATATCTCCTATAATTGCTGCATGACACAGCTCTTTACTGCTCATTTTCTTTCAGGTGTTGAAATGTTCATTCTGGTGTCTATGGCCTTTGATCGTTATGTTGCCATTTGTAAACCATTGCATTACATGATAATTGTGAACCGACAAAGATGTAACATAATGCTCTTGATGGCTTGGGTGGTTGCCTTTTGGCATGCTATTTCCCAGATGCTTATGGTCATTAGATTGCCTTTCTGTGGTCCTAATCAAGTGGATCATTATATATGTGATGTGAAAGCCCTCTTAAAACTCGTCTGCACTGACACACGCATCCCTAATATCTTAGTCATTGCAAATACTGGGATGGTTGTGTTGGCTACTTTTCTGGTCTTGGTAGCATCTTACATAGTCATATTATATAACCTTAGGAACCACTCATCAGAAGCTCGACGTAAAGCCCTCTCAACCTGTGCTTCCCATGTCATGGTTGTTGTCCTGTTCTTTGTACCCTGTATAGCCACCTATATTCCACCTCCCAGTGCCAGCCAAAATGATAAGGAGTTTTCAATGTTTTACACAGTAATTGCACCTATGATGAACCCTCTCATCTACACACTGAGAAATACAGAGATGAAGAATGCTATGAAGAAGGTGTGGTCcacaaaaatgtttttgaaattcaaataa